A genome region from Nicotiana tabacum cultivar K326 chromosome 13, ASM71507v2, whole genome shotgun sequence includes the following:
- the LOC107818075 gene encoding putative late blight resistance protein homolog R1B-14 isoform X1, translating to MTNLFVIFEYIVDMFVLEPSPLWNNQLDDVIEEIKFFKEVVEFSQIYTGKKDVPIDCQTSKPSTPIINEAVVGLEDQIELLMARLVGGGAELKTIPIIGMPGIGKTTLAKRIYNDRRTSDHFDIRAWCSVSPRHTGSELAQDILFSIVDLSNDICKSEEGKELDFLDLLRRQLHRGRYLIVLDEVWDSYIFDELHRCFPDNHNGSRILVTSGRKYEDPLFDEPLLVRLLTPEESWELLQVKFNHLSFCTQEEFRKPPIPNENCPAEVGKEIAVNCRGLPLAIVLVAGFLVNLEDDNDWLTITEEAFTSETNRDVGDCNEIIELSYKNMPGYLRQCFLYFAALPMSTEISVSKLTWVWASEGFVRRDEVKKPEEVAEDYLNDLIGRSLVMEARRSSKGGLKSCQVHYYLYHFCRGRFKVEKFLPVASRFEAFFLDTPHISLTRTMIYSSEPGWHCSLLGPLPEKGLFLGVFELVRVLDLGCINIGNTFPPEIERLVHLRFLSLQGGMPFIPSWISRLWNLETFLVKGREGEVTLPDTFFSMKRLRHAHIDNCTFSDSNLSQLDSLQTLSTPSLSYDTRIIVRSFPFLQKLKCIFLESWGHSENLGESCNRFPVLDFLNQLESLNVIYQGRVLLPCEFNFPSNLKKLTLSKFRLPWIEISAISALPNLEILKLLSKAFEGEGSGT from the coding sequence ATGACCAATTTATTTGTCATATTTGAATATATTGTTGACATGTTCGTGCTTGAACCTTCTCCTCTATGGAACAATCAGTTAGACGATGTCATTGAAGAAATTAAGTTCTTCAAGGAAGTTGTTGAATTTTCGCAAATCTACACAGGAAAAAAGGATGTCCCAATTGATTGTCAAACATCAAAACCTAGCACTCCAATCATTAATGAAGCTGTTGTAGGCTTGGAGGACCAGATAGAATTATTAATGGCACGgctagttggtggaggagccgagCTTAAAACCATTCCTATCATTGGCATGCCAGGAATTGGTAAGACAACACTTGCCAAAAGAATTTACAATGACAGAAGAACTTCAGATCACTTTGATATTCGAGCATGGTGTTCTGTTTCTCCTAGACATACGGGGAGTGAATTGGCccaagatattttattttctatcGTTGATCTGAGCAATGACATTTGCAAGTCAGAGGAGGGGAAGGAGCTAGATTTTCTTGATCTTTTACGCAGACAGTTACATAGAGGAAGATACCTCATCGTTTTAGATGAAGTGTGGGATTCTTATATATTTGATGAGTTGCACAGGTGTTTTCCAGATAATCATAATGGAAGCAGAATTCTTGTTACCAGCGGCCGAAAATATGAGGATCCATTGTTTGATGAACCTCTTTTGGTTCGCTTGTTGACTCCGGAAGAAAGTTGGGAGCTATTACAAGTGAAATTTAATCACCTTAGTTTCTGTACTCAAGAAGAATTTCGCAAACCCCCAATTCCAAATGAGAACTGTCCTGCTGAAGTTGGGAAGGAAATTGCCGTAAATTGTCGAGGGCTACCTCTGGCCATTGTTTTGGTAGCTGGGTTTCTTGTCAATTTAGAGGACGACAACGATTGGCTAACCATTACTGAAGAGGCATTTACTTCAGAAACTAACCGTGATGTAGGAGACTGCAATGAAATAATAGAATTGAGCTACAAAAATATGCCTGGTTATCTAAGACAATGTTTTCTATATTTTGCAGCATTGCCAATGAGTACAGAAATTTCAGTTTCAAAACTAACATGGGTATGGGCTAGTGAAGGATTTGTACGAAGAGATGAGGTGAAGAAACCAGAGGAGGTAGCAGAAGATTACCTGAATGATCTTATCGGGAGGAGCCTTGTAATGGAGGCCAGAAGAAGTTCAAAGGGCGGGCTGAAATCATGTCAAGTTCATTATTATCTATATCATTTCTGTCGAGGCAGATTTAAAGTCGAAAAGTTCTTGCCAGTGGCATCACGATTTGAAGCTTTCTTTCTGGATACACCACATATTTCCCTTACCCGCACAATGATATATTCTTCTGAACCCGGATGGCACTGCTCATTGCTAGGTCCTCTCCCCGAGAAAGGTCTATTTCTGGGCGTCTTTGAGCTTGTTAGAGTGTTGGACTTGGGGTGCATCAACATTGGCAATACCTTTCCTCCGGAAATAGAAAGGCTTGTGCATCTGAGATTTTTGTCACTTCAAGGTGGCATGCCATTCATTCCCTCTTGGATTTCCAGGCTCTGGAACTTGGAAACTTTCCTAGTGAAAGGAAGAGAAGGTGAGGTAACTTTACCAGATACATTTTTCAGTATGAAGAGGCTGAGGCATGCACATATAGATAACTGTACCTTCTCAGATTCCAACTTGTCCCAATTGGATTCTTTGCAGACCTTATCCACTCCATCTCTTTCTTATGACACAAGGATTATAGTGAGAAGTTTCCCTTTCCTTCAAAAactaaaatgcatatttttggaATCTTGGGGTCATTCTGAGAACTTGGGAGAATCTTGCAATCGATTTCCAGTTTTGGATTTCTTGAATCAGCTTGAATCACTCAATGTGATTTATCAAGGTCGGGTGCTTCTGCCTTGTGAATTTAACTTCCCCTCGAACCTTAAGAAATTGACCTTATCAAAGTTTCGGTTGCCATGGATTGAAATTTCTGCAATTTCAGCATTACCAAACCTTGAGATTTTGAAACTACTTTCAAAAGCTTTTGAGGGAGAGGGGAGTGGAACGTGA
- the LOC107818075 gene encoding uncharacterized protein LOC107818075 isoform X2 yields the protein MCARTWVHVDEDNDVRDILNHIQLLITNAGRDLQSLCDMESSEQDRVTYDTLQEIWLLKPDMILFLRLLPKLVRAFGVVPSADEILARYIESLVDNLQFLLNYKADFVAPVKEKLEVFKGNLKILKDELDEDMADCISFTLIDLLQSIHHAKSDIRSYVGGLKLLHPTIEFTREVDVFAAGFVHFTLEAPMSKLNSRSYLPIYNDRVQKLQISLRLLLVYILCCDIHNESLTIFDLVVNEFWSFISSLDNRETNEDLGKEFDLAISRLVQKMEPMASKILKGTIEKQKPALPFSQIDSLG from the exons TGCCCGTACATGGGTCCACGTGGATGAGGATAATGATGTAAGAGatattttgaatcatatccaGCTTTTGATCACAAACGCAGGTCGGGACCTTCAATCGCTTTGTGATATGGAAAGCTCTGAACAGGATCGTGTTACTTACGACACACTTCAAGAGATTTGGCTTCTCAAGCCTGACATGATTTTATTTCTACGACTACTTCCCAAGCTCGTCCGAGCATTTGGTGTTGTTCCATCTGCTGATGAAATCCTGGCTAGATATATTGAATCCCTTGTTGACAATCTACAGTTTTTGCTAAACTACAAGGCAGATTTTGTTGCTCCTGTGAAGgaaaaacttgaagttttcaaAGGAAATCTGAAAATTCTGAAAG ATGAATTGGATGAGGATATGGCTGATTGCATTAGTTTCACGCTGATAGATCTGCTACAGAGCATACACCATGCTAAATCAGATATCCGTTCTTATGTTGGAGGCCTGAAACTTTTACACCCAACTATAGAGTTCACTAGGGAAGTGGATGTCTTTGCAGCTGGCTTTGTTCATTTCACCCTAGAAGCACCGATGAGTAAGCTCAATTCCCGGTCCTATCTACCTATCTACAACGATCGTGTTCAAAAACTCCAAATTTCGCTCAGGTTACTGCTGGTATATATCTTATGCTGTGATATCCATAATGAAAGCTTGACAATATTTGATCTTGTAGTCAATGAGTTTTGGTCATTCATTAGCTCATTAGACAACcgagaaacaaatgaagatttgGGCAAAGAATTTGATCTTGCTATATCCCGTTTGGTGCAAAAGATGGAGCCTATGGCATCAAAGATCTTAAAGGGTACTATTGAGAAACAAAAGCCAGCATTGCCCTTTTCCCAGATTGATAGTTTGGGATGA